One genomic window of Ammospiza nelsoni isolate bAmmNel1 chromosome 4, bAmmNel1.pri, whole genome shotgun sequence includes the following:
- the LOC132072258 gene encoding toll-like receptor 2 type-2, translating to MSAHTWQVLAIYMALSASLSEQQALKQTCPSCDATQLCNCSSMGLEFIPPGLTAKITGLNLAHNRIKHIQSQDLKQAVNLRALLLQSNEISSIDEDSFQSLEKLELLDLSNNSLAHLSPVWFGHLFSLQHLHLQGNSYRDLGQSPPFSRLRNLSSLHLGNPQFSVIRQGNFEGIEFLHKLWIDGSNLSQYEQGSLKSIKQINHMIINIRSINTLSEIVRDLVYSVSWLEVRGIAFSNAAEMQVLRVMSSSFAKKISFRQTLLTDATVPEIVSILEDMPKLVELELVDCRLLGTGQWKMEFQAKKSQTLRVFTIKNLAIEEFYLFTDLQAVESLLSLFTRVTVQNTKVFLVPCKISQHLRSLIYLDLSANLIGDLSLEHSACQGAWPSLQTLNLSQNSLSDLEMTGKSLSHLANLIVLDISQNNFGEIPEECTWPKHLKYLNLSSTHIPKVTRCIPQSLEVLDVSGNNLKEFGLELLSLKELYLTRNQLKTLPGAAPIPNLVSLSIRRNKLNSFSKEEFESFRRMELLDASDNNFICSCEFLSFVHHKAGLAQVLVGWPDRYVCDSPLAVRGAQVGAVRLSLMECHRSLVVSLICVLVFLVVLLLVAVGYKYHVVWYLRMTWAWLQAKRKPKCAPPKDVCYDAFVSYSENDSEWVENTMVRELEQACPPFRLCLHKRDFVPGKWIVDNIIDSIEKSRKTLFVLSEHFVRSEWCKYELDFSHFRLFDENNDAAILILLEPIQSKAIPKRFCKLRKIMNTKTYLEWPLEEEQQQMFWYNLKIALRS from the coding sequence ATGAGTGCACACACCTGGCAAGTGTTGGCCATCTACATGGCCTTATCTGCAAGCCTCTCCGAGCAACAAGCACTGAAGCAGACTTGTCCTTCATGCGATGCCACTCAGCTTTGCAACTGCTCCTCCATGGGCTTGGAATTCATTCCCCCTGGGCTCACAGCCAAAATCACAGGGTTAAACCTGGCTCACAACAGGATAAAGCACATCCAATCCCAGGACCTGAAGCAGGCTGTGAACCTgagagccctgctgctgcagtccaACGAAATCAGCTCCATAGATGAGGACTCCTTTCAGTCCCTGGAAAAACTGGAGCTCTTGGACTTATCAAATAACAGCTTGGCTCACTTGTCCCCTGTGTGGTTTGGGCACCTTTTttcactccagcacctccatcTTCAAGGCAATTCCTACAGAGACCTGGGGCAGAGCCCCCCCTTTTCTAGGCTGAGGAACCTGAGCTCTCTCCACCTGGGCAACCCACAGTTCTCTGTGATAAGGCAAGGGAACTTTGAGGGCATTGAGTTTCTGCACAAGCTGTGGATTGATGGTAGCAATCTCAGTCAGTATGAGCAGGGAAGTTTGAAATCAATTAAGCAGATTAATCACATGATCATAAATATAAGAAGTATTAATACACTCTCAGAAATTGTTAGGGACCTTGTGTACTCTGTCTCTTGGCTGGAAGTGAGAGGAATAGCATTCAGTaatgctgcagaaatgcaaGTATTGAGAGTCATGTCTTCAtcttttgcaaagaaaatttcttttagaCAGACTTTACTAACAGATGCTACAGTGCCTGAGATTGTCAGCATTTTAGAAGACATGCCAAAATTagtggagctggagctggtaGACTGTAGACTCTTGGGAACTGGACAGTGGAAAATGGAATTTCAAGCAAAGAAATCACAGACACTTAGAGTtttcacaataaagaatttagCTATAGAAgaattttatttgtttactgATCTTCAGGCTGTGGAAAGTCTACTATCTCTTTTTACAAGAGTCACAGTTCAAAACACCAAAGTTTTTTTGGTACCATGTAAAATTTCCCAACATCTTCGGTCATTAATATATCTTGACCTTAGTGCAAATTTGATCGGAGACCTGAGTTTAGAACATTCAGCCTGTCAGGGTGCTTGGCCATCACTACAAACTCTAAATTTAAGTCAGAATTCACTGAGTGACTTAGAAATGACAGGTAAAAGTTTATCTCATCTAGCAAACCTAATTGTTTTAGACATTAGCCAAAATAACTTTGGTGAGATTCCAGAGGAGTGTACATGGCCAAAAcacctgaaatatttaaacCTGTCCAGCACTCACATTCCTAAAGTAACACGCTGCATTCCTCAATCACTAGAAGTGTTGGATGTCAGTGGAAACAACCTGAAGGAGTTTGGACTGGAGCTCCTATCTCTGAAGGAGCTGTACCTCACAAGAAACCAGCTGAAGACGCTGCCGGGTGCTGCACCCATTCCAAACTTGGTGTCCTTGTCCATCAGAAGAAACAAGCTGAACAGTTTCTCCAAGGAGGAGTTTGAGTCCTTCAGGAgaatggagctgctggatgccAGTGACAACAACTTCATCTGCTCCTGTGAGTTCCTCTCCTTCGTCCACCACAAGGCCGGGCTAGCCCAGGTGCTGGTGGGGTGGCCGGACAGGTACGTGTGTGACTCTCCGCTGGCGGTGAGAGGGGCGCAGGTTGGCGCTGTGCGCCTCTCCCTGATGGAGTGCCACAGGTCCCTGGTGGTGTCGTTGATCTGCGTCCTGGTGTTCCTGGTcgtcctgctgctggtggccgTCGGCTACAAGTACCACGTGGTGTGGTACCTGCGGATGACGTGGGCGTGGCTGCAGGCCAAGCGGAAGCCCAAGTGCGCCCCGCCGAAGGACGTCTGCTACGACGCCTTTGTCTCCTACAGCGAGAACGACTCCGAGTGGGTGGAGAACACCATGGTGCGGGAGCTGGAGCAGGCCTGCCCTCCCTTCCGCCTCTGCCTGCACAAGCGGGACTTTGTGCCGGGGAAGTGGATCGTGGACAACATCATCGACTCCATTGAGAAGAGCCGCAAAACGCTCTTTGTGCTGTCCGAGCACTTTGTGCGGAGCGAGTGGTGCAAGTACGAGCTGGACTTCTCGCATTTCCGCCTCTTTGATGAGAACAACGATGCAGCGATTCTCATCCTCCTGGAGCCCATCCAGAGCAAAGCCATTCCCAAGAGGTTCTGCAAGCTGCGGAAGATCATGAACACAAAGACCTACCTGGAATGGCCTCTcgaagaagagcagcagcagatgttttGGTATAATTTGAAAATAGCTCTAAGGTCCTAG
- the LOC132072694 gene encoding toll-like receptor 2 type-1: protein MQYTSKMSIQADHKSRTTHTWQVLAIYMALSASLSEQQALKQTCPSCDATQLCNCSSMGLEFIPPGLTAKITGLNLAHNRIKHIQSQDLKQAVNLRALLLQSNEISSIDEDSFQSLEKLELLDLSNNSLAHLSPVWFGHLFSLQHLHLQGNSYRDLGQSPPFSRLRNLSSLHLGNPQFSVIRQGNFEGIEFLHKLWIDGSNLSQYEQGSLKSIKQINHMIINLRNSNIFSEIVRDLVYSVTWLEVAEIELPVEKKSLVQNSTHPFRMQKLTFKEALFTDQTVSRTIVSLKEITSLKELQAINCVLEGKGRWNTEEIARSGQSFVETITVIKAVIQNFHLFFDLEGMESQINKLKRLTITSSNVFMVPCKLARNFSSLLYLDFHENLLANYRLDETICEGSWPSLQTLNLSQNSLKSLALTTVYISRLPKLINLDISQNIFLEIPEECTWPKHLRYLNLSSTHIPKVTRCIPQSLEVLDVSGNNLKEFGLELLSLKELYLTRNQLKTLPGAAPIPNLVSLSIRRNKLNSFSKEEFESFRRMELLDASDNNFICSCEFLSFVHHKAGLAQVLVGWPDRYVCDSPLAVRGAQVGAVRLSLMECHRSLVVSLICVLVFLVVLLLVAVGYKYHVVWYLRMTWAWLQAKRKPKCTPPKDVCYDAFVSYSENDSEWVENTMVRELEQACPPFRLCLHKRDFVPGKWIVDNIIDSIEKSRKTLFVLSEHFVRSEWCKYELDFSHFRLFDENNDAAILILLEPIQSKAIPKRFCKLRKIMNTKTYLEWPAGEQQQQVFWENLKGALKS from the exons ATGCAGTACACAAG CAAAATGTCCATCCAAGCAGACCACAAATCAAGAACTACACACACCTGGCAAGTATTGGCCATCTACATGGCCTTATCTGCAAGCCTCTCCGAGCAACAAGCACTGAAGCAGACTTGTCCTTCATGCGATGCCACTCAGCTTTGCAACTGCTCCTCCATGGGCTTGGAATTCATTCCCCCTGGGCTCACAGCCAAAATCACAGGGTTAAACCTGGCTCACAACAGGATAAAGCACATCCAATCCCAGGACCTGAAGCAGGCTGTGAACCTgagagccctgctgctgcagtccaACGAAATCAGCTCCATAGATGAGGACTCCTTTCAGTCCCTGGAAAAACTGGAGCTCTTGGACTTATCAAATAACAGCTTGGCTCACTTGTCCCCTGTGTGGTTTGGGCACCTTTTttcactccagcacctccatcTTCAAGGCAATTCCTACAGAGACCTGGGGCAGAGCCCCCCCTTTTCTAGGCTGAGGAACCTGAGCTCTCTCCACCTGGGCAACCCACAGTTCTCTGTGATAAGGCAAGGGAACTTTGAGGGCATTGAGTTTCTGCACAAGCTGTGGATTGATGGTAGCAATCTCAGTCAGTATGAGCAGGGAAGTTTGAAATCAATTAAGCAGATTAATCACATGATCATAAACCTAAGAAATAGTAATATATTCTCAGAAATTGTTAGGGACCTTGTGTACTCTGTCACTTGGCTGGAAGTGGCAGAAATCGAATTACCggttgaaaaaaaaagcttggtGCAGAATTCTACGCATCCTTTTAGGATGCAAAAACTCACATTTAAAGAAGCTTTATTCACAGATCAAACTGTCAGCCGAACAATAGTGTCACTGAAGGAAATCACCTCTTTAAAAGAGTTACAGGCAATCAACTGTGTGCTTGAGGGGAAGGGAAGATGGAACACAGAAGAAATTGCAAGGAGTGGACAAAGTTTTGTTGAAACCATAACGGTAATAAAGGCAGTGATTcagaattttcatttgttttttgaCCTGGAGGGCATGGAAtcacaaataaacaaactaaAAAGACTCACTATCACAAGCTCTAATGTTTTCATGGTACCATGCAAACTTGCAAGAAATTTTTCATCACTTCTGTATCTGGACTTTCATGAAAATTTGCTTGCAAATTATCGTTTAGATGAGACAATCTGTGAAGGTTCCTGGCCTTCATTGCAAACTTTAAATTTAAGTCAGAACTCTTTAAAATCTCTGGCGCTGACTACAGTGTATATATCTCGACTACCCAAATTGATTAATCTTGACATtagccaaaatatttttcttgagaTTCCAGAGGAGTGTACATGGCCAAAACACCTGAGATATTTAAACCTGTCCAGCACTCACATTCCTAAAGTAACACGCTGCATTCCTCAATCACTAGAAGTGTTGGATGTCAGTGGAAACAACCTGAAGGAGTTTGGACTGGAGCTCCTATCTCTGAAGGAGCTGTACCTCACAAGAAACCAGCTGAAGACGCTGCCGGGTGCTGCACCCATTCCAAACTTGGTGTCCTTGTCCATCAGAAGAAACAAGCTGAACAGTTTCTCCAAGGAGGAGTTTGAGTCCTTCAGGAgaatggagctgctggatgccAGTGACAACAACTTCATCTGCTCCTGTGAGTTCCTCTCCTTCGTCCACCACAAGGCCGGGCTAGCCCAGGTGCTGGTGGGGTGGCCGGACAGGTACGTGTGTGACTCTCCGCTGGCGGTGAGAGGGGCGCAGGTTGGCGCTGTGCGCCTCTCCCTGATGGAGTGCCACAGGTCCCTGGTGGTGTCGTTGATCTGCGTCCTGGTGTTCCTGGTcgtcctgctgctggtggccgTCGGCTACAAGTACCACGTGGTGTGGTACCTGCGGATGACGTGGGCGTGGCTGCAGGCCAAGCGGAAGCCCAAGTGCACCCCGCCGAAGGACGTCTGCTACGACGCCTTTGTCTCCTACAGCGAGAACGACTCCGAGTGGGTGGAGAACACCATGGTGCGGGAGCTGGAGCAGGCCTGCCCTCCCTTCCGCCTCTGCCTGCACAAGCGGGACTTTGTGCCGGGGAAGTGGATCGTGGACAACATCATCGACTCCATTGAGAAGAGCCGCAAAACGCTCTTTGTGCTGTCCGAGCACTTTGTGCGGAGCGAGTGGTGCAAGTACGAGCTGGACTTCTCGCATTTCCGCCTCTTTGATGAGAACAACGATGCAGCGATTCTCATCCTCCTGGAGCCCATCCAGAGCAAAGCCATTCCCAAGAGGTTCTGCAAGCTGCGGAAGATCATGAACACAAAGACCTATCTGGAGTGGCCTGCtggtgaacagcagcagcaggtgttTTGGGAAAACTTGAAAGGAGCCTTGAAGTCATAA